From Vitis vinifera cultivar Pinot Noir 40024 chromosome 14, ASM3070453v1, a single genomic window includes:
- the LOC100242900 gene encoding membrane protein PM19L — translation MATGRGGRSLMGPLLAVNFVVYLIILGLAGWSLDKYIDGEQNHPHLGGNPSTSFMLIFALIAGVTGACCVVAEFLHYKAWTSDSLAAAASSAIISWAITALAAGLVCKEIILGGYRGKRLQTLEALIIVSTVSQLLYLVLLHAGLWSRRYGPGYRSSYGT, via the exons ATGGCGACTGGAAGGGGTGGAAGAAGCCTGATGGGTCCTCTACTAGCAGTCAACTTTGTTGTGTATCTCATCATACTTGGACTGGCCGGGTGGTCTCTTGATAAGTACATAGATGGTGAACAGAATCACCCAC ATCTAGGTGGGAATCCATCAACAAGCTTTATGCTGATATTTGCCTTGATAGCTGGGGTCACCGGTGCCTGTTGTGTGGTGGCCGAGTTCCTGCATTATAAAGCATGGACAAGTGACAGTTTGGCCGCTGCAGCTTCTTCAGCAATCATCTCCTGGGCCATTACAGCCTTAGCCGCTGG TCTGGTGTGCAAGGAGATCATATTGGGAGGATACAGAGGAAAGCGGTTG CAAACATTGGAAGCCCTTATCATAGTATCAACAGTGAGCCAGTTACTGTATCTGGTGCTTCTTCATGCTGGGTTGTGGAGTAGAAGGTATGGTCCAGGTTACCGCAGCAGCTATGGCACTTAG
- the LOC100256693 gene encoding RHOMBOID-like protein 9, chloroplastic — MAVVPVCHKMSYKDQAYPIQKIIRQSEKGFGWDCIGIQEGSGCFSSMCSDSTGISIKLKARVHNRSLLQFRHRTELHGLHRMSYTESCLRSISENASQRENLGTVWSASESSTNEKQLRLLDLYFGKLHNEDDGSSLHSSDKKTELMDQSGQFKPKEGLRSLEDHLGKINKDATSENYLPSSPCDKIDEDKHDIEPFSITEDVNPVDEGKLKSYAELRNKDGDSGPKNSREQQPYDETSDLYLISILVSINIAVVLFELASPIRNSDLELSSLPLMYGAKINDLILVGEWWRLVTPMFLHSGIFHVALGCWVLLTFGPQVCRGYGSFTFFLIYILGGISGNLTSFLHTPDLTVGGTGPVFAIIGAWVIHQIQNKDVIAKDVSESMYHKAIIATALSSILSHFCPIDDWTHFGAAFTGIAYGYFTCPTIQLNHTSSKTGQKEGITLVRRYADPCKSLIIFTLFVLVLICVLFFIEPPLNTLVFSSFE; from the exons ATGGCTGTGGTTCCAGTATGCCACAAAATGTCCTACAAAGACCAAGCATATCCGATTCAAAAAATAATCAGACAGAGTGAGAAAGGCTTCGGCTGGGATTGTATTGGCATTCAAGAGGGTTCAGGGTGCTTTTCTTCAATGTGCAGTGATTCTACTGGTATATCCATAAAGCTGAAGGCAAGGGTTCATAACAGAAGCCTTTTGCAGTTTCGCCACAGAACTGAGTTGCATGGCTTACATAGGATGTCTTACACAGAAAGCTGTTTGAGATCCATTTCAGAAAATGCTTCACAAAGAGAAAATTTGGGCACAGTTTGGTCTGCATCAGAATCTAGTACCAATGAGAAGCAACTGAGATTGTTAGATTTGTATTTTGGGAAGCTCCACAATGAAGATGATGGGTCTTCTTTACATTCTTCCGACAAAAAGACAGAGTTAATGGATCAAAGTGGTCAATTCAAACCAAAAGAGGGGCTGAGATCTCTTGAAGATCATCTTGGCAAAATTAATAAAG ATGCAACCTCAGAAAACTACTTACCATCTTCTCCTTGTGACAAAATTGATGAAGACAAGCATGACATTGAACCATTCTCTATCACTGAAGATGTTAATCCAGTGGATGAAGGAAAACTGAAAAGCTATGCTGAGTTAAGAAACAAGGATGGTGACAGTGGTCCAAAGAATTCTCGAGAGCAACAACCATATGATGAAACTTCTGATCTTTATTTGAT AAGTATATTGGTGTCTATCAACATTGCAGTTGTTCTATTTGAACTAGCATCTCCAATTAGGAACTCTGACTTGGAACTCTCGTCTCTCCCATTAATGTACGGAGCAAAGATAAATGATTTGATCCTAGTTGGAGAATGGTGGAGGCTAGTGACACCAATGTTTCTG CACTCTGGAATTTTTCATGTAGCTCTTGGATGTTGGGTGCTTCTTACATTTGGGCCTCAAGTTTGCAGAGGATATGGttcatttacatttttcttgatatatatactTGGAGGAATCTCTGGCAACTTGACCAGCTTTCTTCACACACCTGACCTGACTGTCGGTGGGACA GGACCAGTGTTTGCCATAATTGGGGCTTGGGTCATCCATCAAATCCAGAATAAAGATGTCATTGCAAAGGATGTTTCGGAGAGTATGTATCACAAGGCGATTATTGCTACTGCTCTGAGCTCAATATTAAGTCATTTCTGTCCAATTGATGATTG GACACATTTCGGTGCGGCCTTTACAGGTATAGCATATGGATATTTCACATGCCCAACGATACAACTCAATCACACTTCCTCAAAAACTGGCCAAAAAGAAGGAATCACACTTGTTAGACGATATGCTGATCCTTGCAAATCACTCATTATATTTACTCTCTTCGTCCTTGTCTTAATTTGCGTGCTCTTCTTTATCGAACCTCCCCTCAACACACTGGTGTTCAGTAGCTTTGAGTAG